A region of Desulfolithobacter dissulfuricans DNA encodes the following proteins:
- the clpS gene encoding ATP-dependent Clp protease adapter ClpS, with the protein MSKNKTRGQEETLTRNQEELQEPPLYKVLLHNDDYTTMDFVVMILQSVFGKDTAEATRIMLNVHHQGVGVAGIYTREIGETKIAVVHQMARKNQFPLKCSLEKAG; encoded by the coding sequence ATGAGCAAAAACAAAACCAGGGGTCAGGAAGAAACCCTGACCAGAAACCAGGAAGAACTCCAGGAACCCCCGCTGTACAAGGTGCTCCTGCACAATGACGACTACACCACAATGGACTTTGTGGTCATGATCCTCCAGTCCGTGTTCGGCAAGGACACGGCCGAGGCAACCCGTATCATGCTCAACGTACATCACCAGGGTGTGGGAGTTGCCGGAATCTATACCCGGGAAATCGGGGAAACCAAGATCGCCGTTGTTCACCAGATGGCGCGAAAAAATCAATTTCCACTGAAATGCTCGCTGGAAAAGGCGGGCTGA